The DNA sequence GATAAAAAGATTTCATGGCATACCCACACCAGAGATGGATTCTCATTCGACAAGATTCAAGGATGTTTCTTATCGAATGAATTTATTGATGCGCTACCTGTTCACCGGCTCAAGGTAAAAAATAAGACTTTAAAAGAAATTTATGTGGGTTATAATGGTCTGGAATTTTTCGAAATAGAAGATGAAGTATCCACATACGCATTAGAAAGCCATCTTGAAACGCTTTCATTAGCGAGAGAAGAAGGGCACGTATACGAAGTAAATTTAGATGCTGCAGAATGGTTAAGGCATATTGCCGAAAGACTGAGAAAAGGGTTTGTCATAACTATTGATTATGGAGATACTATTGATGGAATATACCGGGAAGGCGCTATGGACGGAACCCTGAGATGCTTTTATAAACATACGGTAAATAAAAATTACTACGACCGGCTTGGTGAACAAGATATTACAGCGCATGTTGATTTTACCAGCTTGATGAATGTGGGTAAATCTTTTGGATTGGAGGTTACCGGTTTTACAAAACAATCCCATTATTTAATTGCCTTAGGTATTTTGGAGAGATTAGCTACTATGAGCAATGATTTTGAAACATTACTGAAGGTAAAAAATCTTTTCCATCCGGAAGGAATGGGAGAGATATTCAAGGTACTAATCCAGCATAAGAATATTGAAAATCCTCAACTTATGGGTTTAAGACCTTTATGCTCATTACCTATAGTCAACACCAAAACTAAGTTAACGTAGGGCAAGGCTTTAGCCTTGCCGAGAGCAACCCTAAAAGGTTGCTCTACAAAGAAAATATTAAGGTATTTCTGTCGTTTACTACAGGCAGGGAGCAGATTACCACGGAACGATCCAGAACATTATGGAAAAGAATACCCATTCGGGAAATCCCAATTACGGAGTTAAAATCGCTGGCGCTCCGTGACTATCCGTGGTAAGTGGTAAACCGAACCGTATCTATTAATACAGAAAGGAGTTCGCATGAAGATAAGTTACACATCGGAGCCTTCTTCTATAATGGAGATACTGATGGAGGCAATCAAAAGGGAGCAGGAATCTTACGATTATTACTATCGGGCTGCATTACAAGCAGCAAAGCCTGCTACCCGTAAGCTATTGCTGAATTTAGCAGATTGGGAAAAAGGACATGTCGAAGAGCTTACAAATCATGTGATGGAACTTAAGGCTCAAATGGAGATTGACCGGGCTATGACCGGTGGTTTATAAAACTCACAGGTGTTAAGAAGCGTATCATTGAGGGAAGCAAAGCGAAGAAACAATCCTTAAAATTCGTGCTAATTCGTGTAAATTCGTGGCTAATATATAAAGATGGAGAAAACGATGGATATTAAGCGAGAAGATCTCGTACAGCTATACTATTATCTGAGATTGACCCGAAGGCTGGAAGAACGGTTTACATCGCTCTATCATCAGGGAAAGATACTGGGAGGTGCATGGACAAGTAATGGTACAGAGGCTGTTTCCGTCGGATACGGCTATGCCCTTAAGAGAGACGATATAGCGGCTCCTTATTTCAGGGATATGGGAGTTTTCCTGGTCAGAGGTATTACCCCTAAGCGCCTTATGGCTCAATATCTCGGGAGAAAGACCGGCGTTACTGGTGGTAAGGAAGGGAATGTCCATGTTGGGGATTTGAATTTTGGTGTTATTGGATTCCCCAGTCATTTGGCGGATAATTATCCTATAGGGACAGGTGTTGCTCTTGCCTTTAAGATACGGGGCGAAAAAAGGGTTGTTGCCGCATGCACCGGGGATGGTGGAACGAGCCGTGGTGATTTTCACGAGGGGATGAATCTCGCATCGGTAAGGAAATTACCGATTGTGTTTATCTGTAACAATAACCAATATGCCTACTCGACACCATTGCAGTTACAAATGGCCATTAAAAATATTGCGGACCGCTCCCTTGCTTATAATATCCCCAGTAAGATTGTAGACGGAAACAATGTGATAGCCGTTTATACTGCGG is a window from the Candidatus Jettenia sp. genome containing:
- a CDS encoding SAM-dependent methyltransferase, with the translated sequence MQSLKDLIVEKIQKKGKIPFAEFMQTVLYHPHYGYYNAEKERIGKFGDYYTSPTIHRIFGELIAKQLEEMWKIMGEGTFSVVEIGANRGWLCYDIVQCIRKEYPEFYQYLRYTIIETNPYAQERQRALLGSIESVDKKISWHTHTRDGFSFDKIQGCFLSNEFIDALPVHRLKVKNKTLKEIYVGYNGLEFFEIEDEVSTYALESHLETLSLAREEGHVYEVNLDAAEWLRHIAERLRKGFVITIDYGDTIDGIYREGAMDGTLRCFYKHTVNKNYYDRLGEQDITAHVDFTSLMNVGKSFGLEVTGFTKQSHYLIALGILERLATMSNDFETLLKVKNLFHPEGMGEIFKVLIQHKNIENPQLMGLRPLCSLPIVNTKTKLT
- a CDS encoding thiamine pyrophosphate-dependent dehydrogenase E1 component subunit alpha encodes the protein MDIKREDLVQLYYYLRLTRRLEERFTSLYHQGKILGGAWTSNGTEAVSVGYGYALKRDDIAAPYFRDMGVFLVRGITPKRLMAQYLGRKTGVTGGKEGNVHVGDLNFGVIGFPSHLADNYPIGTGVALAFKIRGEKRVVAACTGDGGTSRGDFHEGMNLASVRKLPIVFICNNNQYAYSTPLQLQMAIKNIADRSLAYNIPSKIVDGNNVIAVYTAAKEAYEMARDGGGPTFIECKTMRMHGHSEHDSAKYVPRELLEEWKKKDPILHMENYLLESSISTREELEDIDTRVKKEVDEAEAFAEESPYPDPEDCLKGVYATPL